One region of Jonesiaceae bacterium BS-20 genomic DNA includes:
- a CDS encoding ABC transporter ATP-binding protein, which produces MPGEKAMDFKGSLKRGLSYLRAERLRMIIVAVLAVCSVALSVVAPKILGHATNVIFEGMFSRNMDPSLTKEQVIAGLRAKGENNVADMLTGMNLIPGKGVDFDALAKILIVVILIYIGSFLFGWIQGRTTAILVQNSIYNMRGEVAAKLNRLPLSYFDKQPRGEILSRVTNDIDNVAQTLTQVLSQLITAVLTIIGVLAMMFWISPLLAVIALVTIPLSIIITVLIAKRSQPQFIEQWASTGRLNSHVEENYTGHALVKVYGQQQNSIDVFHTENGKLYESSFKAQFISGIIQPAMSFVSNLNYVLVAVVGGLKVASGTMSLGDVQAFIQYSRQFSQPITQVASMMNLMQSGGASMERVFELLDADEQTKDDTQERLLTDVQGRIEFRNVEFSYKPDVPLIRNLNLVAEPGQTIAIVGPTGAGKTTLVNLIMRFYEVNGGAITLDGINIDRLSRNELRSNIGMVLQDTWLFHGTIEENIRYGTHEEITQVQLLAATVATHVDPFVRTLQDGYQTKLTGETAGVSEGEKQLLTIARAFLSDPAILILDEATSSVDTRTEVLVQEAMNALRKGRTSFVIAHRLSTIRDADVILVMEQGDIVEQGNHDELLAAKGAYTRLYESQFAGAGQE; this is translated from the coding sequence ATGCCCGGTGAGAAGGCCATGGACTTCAAGGGCTCACTCAAACGGGGGCTCAGTTACCTGCGGGCCGAGCGGCTACGCATGATCATCGTTGCGGTCCTCGCCGTTTGCTCGGTGGCACTGAGCGTCGTTGCCCCGAAGATCCTAGGGCACGCAACCAACGTCATCTTCGAGGGCATGTTTTCAAGAAACATGGATCCGTCCCTAACCAAAGAGCAGGTCATTGCGGGACTGCGTGCCAAGGGGGAGAACAACGTTGCGGACATGCTGACCGGCATGAACCTAATCCCCGGTAAGGGCGTTGACTTTGACGCGCTAGCCAAGATCTTGATCGTCGTTATCCTGATCTACATTGGCTCGTTCCTGTTTGGCTGGATTCAGGGTCGCACCACAGCAATCTTGGTGCAAAACTCGATCTACAACATGCGCGGCGAGGTTGCAGCCAAACTCAACCGATTGCCCCTGTCGTACTTTGATAAGCAACCGCGCGGTGAAATTCTGTCCAGGGTCACCAATGACATTGATAACGTGGCCCAGACGCTCACGCAGGTGCTCTCTCAGTTGATTACAGCCGTATTGACCATCATCGGTGTCCTAGCCATGATGTTCTGGATCTCACCGCTGTTAGCGGTGATCGCGTTGGTGACGATTCCGCTGTCAATCATCATTACGGTTTTGATTGCCAAACGGTCCCAACCACAGTTCATCGAACAGTGGGCATCGACCGGACGGTTGAACTCGCACGTTGAGGAAAACTACACCGGTCACGCACTGGTTAAGGTGTACGGGCAGCAGCAGAACTCGATTGACGTATTCCATACCGAAAACGGCAAACTCTACGAGTCGAGCTTTAAGGCACAATTCATTTCAGGGATCATCCAACCGGCCATGTCCTTTGTTTCCAACCTGAACTACGTCCTTGTGGCCGTGGTTGGTGGGCTTAAGGTTGCCAGCGGAACCATGAGCCTCGGTGACGTGCAGGCGTTCATTCAGTACTCACGCCAATTCAGTCAGCCAATCACGCAGGTTGCTTCCATGATGAACCTCATGCAGTCCGGGGGCGCTTCCATGGAACGCGTATTCGAACTGCTTGACGCAGATGAGCAAACCAAAGATGACACCCAAGAACGCCTCCTGACCGACGTTCAGGGTCGTATTGAGTTCAGAAACGTCGAGTTCTCATATAAACCGGATGTTCCGTTGATTCGGAACCTCAACCTGGTGGCCGAGCCAGGGCAGACCATCGCTATTGTGGGACCAACCGGTGCGGGCAAGACCACCCTGGTCAACCTGATCATGCGGTTCTACGAAGTCAACGGTGGTGCAATCACACTCGATGGCATCAATATTGACAGGTTGTCTCGCAATGAATTGCGGTCCAACATTGGCATGGTTCTCCAAGACACGTGGCTGTTCCACGGCACGATCGAGGAAAACATCCGGTACGGCACACACGAGGAAATTACCCAGGTACAGCTCTTGGCAGCGACGGTTGCCACCCATGTTGATCCGTTTGTGCGTACCCTGCAAGATGGTTACCAAACGAAGCTCACGGGGGAGACCGCGGGAGTCAGCGAGGGGGAGAAGCAGTTGCTGACCATCGCTCGTGCGTTCCTGTCTGATCCGGCGATCCTGATCCTCGACGAGGCAACTTCTTCGGTTGATACTCGCACCGAGGTCTTGGTCCAGGAAGCCATGAATGCGTTGCGTAAGGGCCGCACCAGCTTTGTGATCGCCCACCGCCTATCCACCATTAGGGACGCGGACGTGATCTTGGTGATGGAACAGGGCGACATTGTTGAGCAGGGCAATCACGATGAACTGCTCGCCGCCAAGGGAGCTTACACGCGGCTGTACGAGAGTCAGTTTGCGGGAGCTGGTCAAGAGTAG
- a CDS encoding RNA methyltransferase produces MLIAITDLKDPRLQDYVGLTDVVLRSKHEPDKGLYIAESSNVVATCIAAGHQPRSFLMAERWLDSMAEILEQFPDVPVFTAPPGLLEELTGFNMHRGAMAAMHRPPLPALRDLIAAKPGEQRRIAILDGMVNHTNIGAAFRGAAALGVDAILVTSTSSDPLYRRSLRVSMGSAVQVPWTRVDNLLDALGALREQGYVTAALALEDDSITLDDFVAEAHPKTAVLFGSEGHGLPANAIAQADRVVRIPMMAGVDSLNVAATAAIVFYATR; encoded by the coding sequence GTGCTTATTGCGATAACTGATCTCAAGGATCCTCGGCTGCAGGACTACGTAGGGCTGACCGACGTAGTCCTGCGGTCAAAACACGAACCTGACAAGGGGCTCTACATAGCCGAGAGCTCAAATGTGGTGGCTACTTGCATTGCGGCCGGCCACCAACCGCGCTCGTTCCTCATGGCCGAGCGCTGGCTAGACTCAATGGCTGAAATTTTGGAACAGTTTCCCGATGTTCCTGTCTTTACCGCACCTCCGGGCCTGCTGGAGGAATTGACCGGGTTTAATATGCACCGCGGTGCCATGGCCGCCATGCACCGCCCACCATTGCCGGCGTTGCGCGATCTGATTGCCGCCAAGCCGGGGGAGCAGCGCCGGATCGCCATTCTCGATGGCATGGTCAATCACACCAATATTGGAGCAGCATTCCGCGGTGCCGCGGCACTGGGAGTGGATGCCATCCTGGTGACTTCGACCAGCTCTGACCCGCTCTACCGCCGGTCACTGCGAGTTTCTATGGGCTCTGCTGTCCAGGTTCCCTGGACGCGCGTGGACAATCTTCTCGATGCCCTAGGAGCGTTGCGAGAGCAGGGGTACGTAACAGCGGCGCTAGCGCTGGAAGATGACTCGATTACACTCGACGACTTTGTTGCTGAGGCCCACCCCAAAACCGCCGTCCTATTTGGCAGCGAGGGGCACGGCCTGCCGGCCAACGCAATTGCTCAGGCCGACCGCGTTGTTAGAATTCCCATGATGGCCGGCGTTGACTCACTCAACGTGGCTGCCACCGCAGCGATCGTTTTCTACGCCACCCGATAA
- a CDS encoding RNA polymerase-binding protein RbpA, which yields MADRSLRGMSIGSKSMETDTNVEFAPRLETRYQCANGHTIILPFSTEADVPVVWECRCGLEALLVDAEQPDEVVTKPVRTHWDMLLERRSIDELKELLDERLELLRTGQFYNRI from the coding sequence GTGGCAGATCGTTCTTTACGTGGTATGAGTATCGGTTCCAAGAGCATGGAAACCGATACAAACGTCGAGTTTGCGCCCCGGCTAGAGACCCGCTACCAGTGCGCCAACGGCCACACCATCATTCTGCCGTTCTCAACCGAGGCTGACGTCCCAGTTGTTTGGGAATGCCGTTGTGGGCTTGAGGCGCTTCTGGTCGATGCTGAACAGCCTGATGAAGTTGTCACCAAGCCTGTTCGTACGCACTGGGACATGCTGCTTGAGCGTCGCTCAATTGATGAGTTGAAGGAACTGCTTGACGAGCGCCTGGAGCTATTGCGCACCGGTCAGTTCTACAACCGCATCTGA
- a CDS encoding polyprenol monophosphomannose synthase: protein MTTPHERVLIIIPTFNEAESLPVTINGILAHAPRVDILVVDDGSPDGTGEIADALAWEYPQIEVMHRSEKAGLGAAYIAGFNWALERDYTVICEMDADGSHRPQDLPRVLAGLIENPNVAMTIGSRWVPGGDVENWPKHREFLSRGGNTYVQMALGLPLKDATAGFRAYRRQTLEQMDLGGVQSHGYCFQVDMSRRAIDAGGEVLEVPIIFVERTLGTSKMSGNIVREALLRVTWWGVQRRIAELKRLVRKR from the coding sequence TTGACCACCCCTCATGAGCGCGTGCTGATTATTATCCCCACGTTCAATGAAGCAGAGTCGCTTCCGGTCACTATTAACGGCATTTTGGCCCACGCGCCCCGGGTGGATATTCTTGTTGTTGACGACGGTAGCCCCGATGGAACCGGGGAGATAGCCGACGCATTGGCTTGGGAATATCCGCAAATCGAGGTCATGCACCGAAGCGAAAAGGCTGGCTTGGGGGCGGCCTATATTGCCGGGTTTAACTGGGCCTTGGAACGGGACTACACGGTCATCTGCGAAATGGATGCGGATGGTTCCCACCGCCCACAGGACCTACCTCGGGTCTTGGCGGGGCTGATCGAGAACCCAAACGTTGCCATGACGATTGGTTCGCGCTGGGTGCCCGGCGGAGACGTCGAAAACTGGCCAAAGCACAGGGAGTTCCTATCACGCGGTGGAAACACCTACGTCCAAATGGCCCTTGGCCTGCCCCTCAAGGACGCTACCGCCGGGTTTAGGGCGTACCGGCGCCAGACTCTTGAGCAGATGGATCTGGGTGGTGTGCAGTCCCACGGTTACTGTTTCCAGGTGGATATGTCCCGCCGAGCAATCGATGCCGGGGGAGAGGTACTTGAAGTTCCCATCATCTTCGTTGAACGCACCCTAGGCACCTCAAAAATGAGCGGCAACATCGTCCGCGAGGCCCTCCTGCGAGTGACCTGGTGGGGTGTGCAGCGGCGCATCGCAGAACTCAAACGTCTAGTTCGCAAACGGTAA